From the genome of Luteitalea sp.:
GGAGTTGCGTGTGCGCGCCGCGACGTCGCCAACGGAATCTCGTGCCATCCTCGCTCCTCCCGCATGATATCCGCTGCTGTCGCGCATAGCCGACCTGGCGTGGCCGCGTGCGATCGAGCCAGGCGACGAGGCGCCGTCTGACACCTCGAGCGTGTATAGTGTTGCGCATTCGTCCAGGACCGTGTCGCTCGAGAAAGGGGAGGTCGTGCACCGCCGTCTAGTGTCCTGTCCGCGTGATTCGTTGCATAGGTCCCGGAGCGCGGCGCCCGGCTCGCCAGGCGCGAGAAGGGAGCATACAGGCCGTATTCGACCGACGAGCAACGCCGCGAGCCGGGATGCCCCGCCCGGGACGTATGTGACGAATCACGCGGACAGGACACTGGCAGCCGGTTTCACACTCGTTCTGGTCGGATTCGGCGCGCTGTTCTTGCAAGCGGCATCGAACGCGGCCGGTCCGGTCGAAGCACCGACCATCGTCATGGTGACCGACACGAGCCCCGGCACGCCTGTTCGCCACGGCCTCGAGGCGATCAGAAGCGCGCTCGACCGGCACGGGATCACGCTTCGCCTGAGCCAGCGGATGGATGGAGCTCAGGGCGAGAGCGTGATCGTCGCCGGCCTGTCCAGCGGCTCGGGTGCTGCCGCTCGTCTGGTCACGGATCTCGATATCGACGCGCCGGTCGAGGCAGAAGCGCTCCTCATCCGCCACGTCGACCAACCGCGGCTCCTCGTAACGGCGCCCGACGACCGGGGCCTGATGTACGCATTGCTCGACGTGGCGGAGCGGATCGGATGGGCGGACGATCCCGCTCGGCCGCTCAGCGAGGTTCGGGATGCCCGCGAAGCACCAGCGGTGGTCGAGCGTGCACTGTCCGTGTACACGATGCACAGGGCGTGGTTCGAGAGTCGCTTCTTCGATCGCACGCACTGGGAACGCTACTTCGACCTGCTCGCGAAGAACCGTTTCAACTCTTTCGTCCTGATCTTTGGCTACGAGAACGCGGGCTATCTCGCCCCTGCGTATCCCTACTTCTTCGATGTCGAAGAGTTTCCCAACGTTCGTGTGGTGGAGTTCACCGCCGATGATCAACGCCGCTACGTGGATGCGCTGCGTGAGCTCATCGCCGCGGCGCATGCGCGCGGCCTCGATGTGACGGTGGGGCTCTGGGACCACATCTATCGCGGCGGTGTGCAGGCGGGTGGCATGGACGTCGAGGCAGGCGAGAGGCTGCCAGGTGTCGTCACCGGCCTGACGCAGGACAACCTCATGGCCTACTCTCAGGCCGCCCTCGCGAAGTTTCTGCAAACCTTCCCTGGGATTGACGCGGTCCAATTCCGCATGCACGGCGAATCGGGCCTGAAGCCGGAAGAGATGCACGACTTCTGGAAGGGCATCTATGCCGTGATGAAGCAGCACGCGCCGGAGATGCGCTTCGATGCGCGGGCGAAGGACTTTCCGGATTCGCTGATCGATCTGGCCGTCGAGATGGGCGTCAATATCCGGATCTCCACCAAGTACTGGGCAGAGCAGATGGGGCTTCCGTTCCATCCGACGCACATCAACCAGGAGAACCAGCACGATCGGCGCCACGGCTACGCAGATCTTCTGCGTTACCCGAAGAAGTACGACATGCACTGGCGACTCTGGAATGGCGGGACGACGCGGGTCCTGCTCTGGGGAGATCCGGAATACGTGCGCCGGTTCGCTGCGAGTAGCCGTCTCTACGACGGGCAAGGTTACGAAGTGAACGAGATGCTCGCGACGAAGATGGCCTCGCAGCCCCACGACCTGACGCCGTTCGAGCTGCTCTCGCCGGCGGCGCGCGGCTATGACTACGAGTTCGAGCGCTACTGGCACTTCTTCCAAGTCTTCGGGCGCATTGGTTACAATCCCGACACGCCATCCGACGTCTGGACGCGAGAGTTCGAGCGACGGCTTGGACGGGCGGCGGCGCCGCACATCGAGCGCGCGCTCCACCGCGCGAGCTGGATCCTGCCGATGATCACCGCCTACAACTTCCCGTACAACCGCTTCCCGACGACGCGCGGTTGGCCGGAGAAGCAGCGGCGCGAGGACTTGCGGGAGTACGCCGCGGCGGAGCCAAGTGACACCGAGCAGTTCCTCAGCATGGCTGATGCCGCCCGCTTGACGCTGGCGCAGGGAGAATCGGCAGCGGTCTGGCCGCAGGAGAGCAGTCGATGGTTCGCGGAAGTGGCAGAAGCGGTGCTGCGCGACGTGCGCGAGGCAGAGCGACAGGCGGCCACGCCGCCAAGGCCGGAGCTCGAGTCGACGATTGTCGACTTGCGCATACTTGCCGGCCTGGCTCAGTACCACTCGCATCGCGCGCTGGCGGGCCTGAGCTGGGCGCTGTGGGAACAGTCACGCGACGTCAATGCCCTCGATGAGGCGATTGCGGAGGAAGGGCGCGCCATTCAGGCCTGGGAGCAGATCGTGGAGGCCGCCGGCGACGTCTACAACGACAACCTTCGTATGGGCCTTGCGACGTCTGGGTTGACCGGGCACTGGCGCAACGAGCTCGATGCCGCGAAGCAGGGCCTGACGGCGCTCGAGGAGGAACGTCAGACGTATCGCCCTGCGACTCATGGGAGCGCGCCGGCGATCGCTCATGTGCCAGCGCGGCGCATCCGACCTGGAGAGCCGCTCGGCATTCGCGCAACCGTGACCGGGCCACGCCCCATCGCACGGGTGCGCGTGTCGTACCAAGCCGGTGACCGCTTTGGTGACGTGCCCCTCGAGCCGGCCGGGCCGTACACATATCGCGGTAAGATTCCGGCAGAACGCGTGAGCGGCCCCTTCTCGTACATCATTCACGCTACCGATGACGGCGGGCGCGCGACGACCTGGCCCGCTTCGGATGGCCGTGCAGCCGCGTCTGCGGTCCTGGCCACGGCCGACGATGAACCGCCGGTGGTGCACCATACGCCGGTCGCTCGTGCCAGGGCGGCGCGGCCACTCCGCGTCGAGGCGGAAGTCACCGATCCGTCAGGCGTGAAGTGGGTGCGGCTCCGCTATCGAAGCGTGAATCAGCATCAGGATTACCGAACGCTGGAAATGCGCGCGGATGGGGAAGGCAACCGATTTAGCACCGTTGTGCCGGCAGCCGAGGTGGTTCCAACCTGGGACTTCATGTACTTCATCGAAGTGATGGATCGCGCTGGCAACGGTAAGATCTATCCGGATCTCTACACCGAACAACCTTACGTCGTCGTGCCGCTAGAACGCGGCGGACAGAAGGAGACGCTGCCATGACGCTGGCGAGTGCCTCGGTATGTTTGCTGATGTTGCTTGGGTGGCTGTTCGCGCCGTCGGCCTCGCCGGTGCAAGGTACCGGAGACGCTCGACGTTTGCTGTACGTTGCCGCCCCGGGCGTCCGGAACTATGTCGAGCACGGCGGCGTCGGGATCCTGGTGTTCGACATCGAGGCTGGACACCGGTTCGTGAAGCGCATTCCCACCTTCGAGATGCTGGACGGCGAGGAGCCGGAGAATATCAAGGGCATCGCGGCACACGCGGAGACAGGCCGCCTGTACTTGACCACACCCAGACGCGTGGTCGCCTTCGATCTGACGACCGAGCGCATCGTCTGGAACCGCACATACGAGGGTGGCTGCGATCGAATGGCGATCGCGCCAAACGGCCGCATCCTGTATGTCCCGTCGTTCGAAGGGCCCTTCTGGCACGTGATCGACGCAGGAAGCGGCGATCCGATCGGCACCATTGAAACGAACTCGGGTGCGCACAACACGATCTACGGAAGCGACGGCAGATTCGTCTATCTCGCGGGACTGAAGTCGCCGATGCTGAACGTGGCGGACTCCAGCAGCCACACGATCGCCAAACAGGTAGGCCCGTTCGGCGACGTCATCCGCCCCTTCACGGTCAATAGCCAGCAGACGCTCTGCTTCGTCAACGTCAACGGCTTGCTCGGGTTCGAAGTGGGCGACCTACGGACGGGCCGCGTGCTCCACCGGGTGGAAGTGGCGGGCTATCAGAAGGGACCGGTCAAGCGGCACGGCTGCCCGAGCCACGGCGTCGCCCTGCTGCCAGACGAGACGGAGCTGTGGCTCACCGACGCCGCGAACAGTCGGGTGCACGTGTTCGACGCTACCGTCATGCCCCCGAAGCAGGTCGCCAGCATCGAGGTACGCGACCAGCCCGGGTGGATTACGTTCAGCCTCGACGGCCGGCTTGCGTACCCGTCCACCGGTGATGTCATCGACACGAAGAGCCGACGGATCGTGGCGACGCTCGAGGACGAGCAGGGTCGAGCGGTGCAGAGTGAAAAGATGCTCGAGATTCAGTTCTCTGGTGGCCAGCCGGTGAAGGTTGCAGATCAATTCGGCGTGGGTCGTCGCCTCGCATCCGGCTCATGATGAGCCAGCGGGGCGCAGGATCCGCACCAGGATCGGCGGCGTCAGCAGTGTCGTCATCACAAGGAATGGGATGCCGATGAGCGCCAAGTTTCCAAGCAGGATCCCGGCAAGCAGCTCGCCGAGGACGGCTGGCTGACCCCAACGCTCCACGACGCCGAAGAGCCTCGCGGCGAGCAAGGCAATCGGAATCCAGAGCAGCTCGGCGGGAACCTGCTCCACTGCATGCGTGACCTGGGCGAGCGGCGGGCATGAGTGCTGGTCTCAGCGACGTCTGCTGCGCCAGTATAGCGCCGCATGCCGTTACCACCGCAGATCTGCAGTTCCTGTGTTACGCTTTTGCTACCATGGGTGTCGCCATCGATACCGCCGGGCATGAGAGCCTCGCGCACTACCGCTTGGTTGGCATCGATGCCCCAACCTTGAGCCGTGTGGTCGAGCGTGTTGAGAAGGGGTTGCCTTTCTCCGCCGTCGAACGGATGCAGAAGCTCCTGGGCGCACCGAGCCTCCGACAAATTGGTGAGCTTCTTCGGATGCCAGATCGCACGCTCTATCACCGCAAGGAGACGAGGCGACTCTCTCCCGACGAGTCCGATCGGCTGTTGCGGCTCGCCCGTCTCGTCGGACTTACCATCGATCTCTTCGAGGGGAATCGAGTGGGCGCGATCCAGTGGCTGAACACACCCAAATCGCAATTGGAGGGTGCATCGCCCTTGGAATACATGAGGACAGGGGTCGGGGCGCAGGCCGTGGAAGAGTTGATCTGGCGAGCTGAGCACTCGATGTATGCGTGATGGTCGTCTCCTGGAGGGTGGTGAAAGCGCGCTACGCACGAAGCGCATTCAGCGGCGAGGGTGCCCGGCGCGCGGACGGGCGATGGCATAGCGCAGGGTTGGCGGTTGTCTATACCTCGGCGAACCAAGCGCTGGCGATGCTCGAAGTACTCGCCAACTTCTCTGGCGCGGAGCGGCACATGCTCCCGGCCTGCGTGCTGATCTCTGCGACGTTTCCCGAGGGCTTGGTCGAGACGGTTCGTCGGCAGGATCTGCCGCCGGGGTGGGACGCCCCAAGTGGGAGTGTCGCTGCTCGCGCCTTTGGACGCGGGTGGCGAACCGAAGGGCGCTCAGCTGTCCTCCGCGTGCCCAGCGTGCTCGTGCCCGACGATTTCAACTTCCTGCTCAACCCCCATCATCCACGGTTCTCACAGATCCGGATTGGAGACCCGATTGCGTTCGCCTGGGACCCGCGATTCAAGGCGCAACGTGAGTGACCGCTCAACGTGAGCCACGCGACTCCCCCCTTGCACTTCGACAAGAGATGCGCTACCTTCCTGTCGAAGCGTAAGCGATCTCGGCTCGGTGTAGACGGAGCGCCGTCGGCGCCCAGGCCTTGGAACGCCTGTAGGGGGCATGATGCTCACCGATTGGATCCTTCGACTGCGATCTCTCTTCAATAGGCGCGCCGTCGACCAGGATCTCGACGACGAGCTCCGGTTTCACCTCGAGCAGCAGGTGACCCTGTACGTGGGCCAGGGAATGGCCCATGATGACGCCCTCCGCCGGGCGCGACTGGAGCTCGGCGGGCTCGATCAGGTCAAGGAAGAGCACCGCGACGCGCGAGGCATCGGCCCTGTCGACGATCTCGTCCGCGACGTGCAGTACGCCACGCGGCAGCTCCGGCGCTCGCCTGGTTTCGCGTTGCTTGCGATGTTGTGCCTCGGGCTCGGGATCGGCGTTAACACGGCCATCTTTGGCGTGATCAATTCCGTCCTCCTTCGGCAGATGCCGGTCGCGGATCCAGAACGGCTGATCGTGATCAGCCGGGGCGAGCGCACGGCGTGGTCGTATCCCGACTATCGCGATTTCCGGGACCGAAGCCGCACCC
Proteins encoded in this window:
- a CDS encoding DUF2384 domain-containing protein, yielding MSAGLSDVCCASIAPHAVTTADLQFLCYAFATMGVAIDTAGHESLAHYRLVGIDAPTLSRVVERVEKGLPFSAVERMQKLLGAPSLRQIGELLRMPDRTLYHRKETRRLSPDESDRLLRLARLVGLTIDLFEGNRVGAIQWLNTPKSQLEGASPLEYMRTGVGAQAVEELIWRAEHSMYA
- a CDS encoding RES domain-containing protein, which produces MMVVSWRVVKARYARSAFSGEGARRADGRWHSAGLAVVYTSANQALAMLEVLANFSGAERHMLPACVLISATFPEGLVETVRRQDLPPGWDAPSGSVAARAFGRGWRTEGRSAVLRVPSVLVPDDFNFLLNPHHPRFSQIRIGDPIAFAWDPRFKAQRE